In Bacteroidota bacterium, the genomic window GAGAAGCCCGCCTGAAGCATGTAGAGGTTTTTATCCTTGCGGTAAAGATCCTTCACTCCGTCCATTTCATATTTATACTTGTCTTTCTTAGGTCTCCATTCATAAACCACGGCTGCATCGCCGCCAAAGTTGGGCGCGGCATGATCGAAGTTGAATTTGAATTTATAGTTGTCCGTAAAATTGAAGTTATCGGAATGGCCGTAGTTCAAATCGCTATTATTAATGCTAAGGGTTTCGCTGTTTTTCCATTCGTATTGAATATTTTTGGAGTAGAGATAGGTAGCACCTATACCTTGAAGGAGTTTAAAAGTGCCACCTACTTTCAGCATGTGTTCGCCTTGATCTAAAACTACTCGAGAGTAGGTCACTCCGTAATCAGCCCACGCCATGGTGCGGATGGCTATGTTTCTATCCGAAAAAGATTGGTTAAAGAATGGAGTAGCCTTGGTACCCACTCCGTAATAAATAATCTGGGAAAGGGTTTGGTCTATGCCATCCACATTGGTGACCATGTTGGCATGGTAAGAAAAGGCTACGGCGTTTTTGTTTTTCTTTCCGAATGAAAACATGAAAGACAATGGCCCCTGAACTTGCAAGCCGATGTAAGCATTTTTCGCCCGACCATTCAGTCGTTCGTGCAGGTTCACGTCTTTATCAAAATTTGAAAAAATAGAGGGATGGGTGATTGCCTTTCCGTCCAGACCGATGTAATTATTGCCTGCCGAGAAGCCAAAATTGATGAGGTTGATGTCGGCAATAAAACGGCTATCAGCAATAGCGGGATTATAGTTGACGTTGGTAATGCCGCCATAGTTACTACTGCGCAGTCCCAGAAAAAACTGTGCTTGAGCAAAAGTAGCTGATAAAAAAAGGAAGGTAAATAGAGGTAGAAATTTCTTCATAGTAAGGGGTTTAGTAGCCTCAAAGGTAAAATTTCAACTGAATCGTTTTAATGGATTTTCCACCGTCGCATTTGCTGCTACATTTGCGCGCAGCATGAACAAATCTTCTTCTAAATTTTTGATTTATTTAATAATCGTTACGTCCATTTGTGTGGCCCTCCAATTTGTTTGGAATATGCAAATGGAAGAAGACATGAAGTTGAAAAGCGGCTATGCACTGTTAGGATTTTTTGTGGTGAGCGTGGTTTTGGTTCATCTGTTTCTGTCGCGGGCAGCAAAGGGCAGTCCGCAAGGGTTTGTAAGAAGTTTTATGCTGGCTACAGTCTTGAAGTTTTTTGCTTATCTCACGGTGTTAATAGGCTTCCTCTTGTATTCTTCTGAAAACAAGAAAACGCTGATTCTGCACTTCCTTTTCTACTACGCGGTCTTCACCGTGTTAGAGGTCAGCCACTTGTATTCAGAGCTAAGGAAGAAGAAGGATGCGTTATAAAGTTAAATCGTCCGACAATCGTTTCCCTACGGATCCACATCCACTTTCACATCCACACTCTTCAGTTCAGCCATAGACTTCATTTTATTCATCACTTGTAGCAAGGCCTGTTTCATGGCCGACAAATCTTTGTTTTGGGGATGGCTTTTAATCAGCACTTCGCGGATATAAAAATTATTGATTTTGGAAATGAAAGGCGGTGCCGGGCCGAGGATGATAGCAAGTTGTGTTTTGCGGATCTCGTTGGCTAAGAAAAGCGCCGCCTGTTCTACGTTATTCACCTGCCGGTGACGCAGGGTTATCTGCATCATGCGCGTATGGGGAGGATAGCTGAATTGCAGGCGATGTAGCAATTCGGTTTCAAACATCTTTTGGTAGTCGCCGTTCACCACGTTTTGAATGACCGGATGGCTTGGGTCAGAAGTTTGAATAATAACTTTCCCCTTTTTATTTTTCCTCCCTGCTCTTCCCGCTACCTGCATCATCAGTTGAAAAGCTCGCTCGTGCGAACGAAAGCCGGGATGATGAATGAGTTGGTCGGCATTCATAATCCCCACCAAACTGACGTGGTCGAAATCTAATCCCTTGGTCACCATTTGGGTGCCTACCAGAATATCTACTTCGCGGTTTTCAAATTGGGCAATGACATTGGCATGACCATGTTTTGTTTTGGTAGAGTCATAATCAAGCCGGCTGACTTTAGCTGTCGGAAACAATGTGGCGATTTCATCCTCAATTTTTTCAGTACCGGTACCCACAATGTCTAGGTCTATCGCGCCGCAGGACTTGCAATGGTCAGACATCTTTTCATAATAACCGCAGTAATGGCAAATCAATTTGTTCTGAAACTTATGGTAGGTCAGGCTCACATCACATTGCTTGCAGCGATATACATGGTTACAGGTTTTGCAAACCTGATAGTTGGCAAAGCCCCGACGGTTGAGGAAGAGGATCACTTGCTCGCGATTCTCGAGCGCAAGACCAATGGCCTCTATGAGTTGGGAAGTAAAACTGCCTTTCATTTTTTTTCGCTTCAGCTCTTCGCGAATGTTGGCAGTAAGAATCTCAGGCATTTCAATACCACCATACCGACTCATTAGTTTCACCAATCCAAATTTGTCATGTACCGCATTGTAGGAAGATTCGAGCGAGGGAGTGGCAGTACCTAGAATAACCTTAGCGCCAAACAGTTGAGCCAGCATAATGGAGGCATCGCGTGCGTGATAGCGCGGAGCGGGATCCATTTGTTTGAGTGCGGAGTCGTGCTCTTCATCAACGATTACTAATCCCAAATCATGATAAGGGAGAAGCAGGGCTGAACGCGCACCGAGAACAATCTTGTATTGGTTATGTAATACTTTATTCCATATTTCTACTCGTTCATTTTGGTTGAACTTAGAGTGATAGATACCCACCGTATTGCCAAATACTTTTCGAAGCCGGTTGATGATTTGTGCCGTAAGAGCAATTTCCGGCAGCAGATAAAGTACCTGTTTGTTTTGTTGAAGAACCTCTTTGATTTTCTCAATATAGATATTCGTTTTGCCACTTCCTGTTACCCCATGCAACAACACGACATTTTTCGTTTCAAAATGCTGATTAATTTCTAGTAAGGCTTTTTCTGGGCTTCGTTTAATGCCGGGGCATCGGCGGTATCAGTTTGAATGTTTCCAAGGCGCGAAACTTCCATTTTGAATTCCATGAATACCCCCCGCTTGACTAAGGCAGATAATACTGCAGCAGAACTTTTGGAAAGACTTAATAATTCACTTTTCCGGATGAATTTTGATTTATGATGTAGTTGGGTGAAAGCCAATAAAAGCTCTACCTGTTTGGGTGCTCGACCTAATTCTGCATATAGTTCTTCCAAGGCAGTATCACCAACGTACTTTTCATCCAAGCGTATGTAGGTTTCTTTGCGCACTTTGAATTTCTCGGATAATTCTTCCGACGAAATCGCAATGCCGAGATTAAAAAGAGTTTTCAACTCCTTGTAAACCGATTGTTTTTGTAAACATTGCTGAGCCTTCGCCAGATCAATTTCCCTAGTATTACGGAGCAATTGCACTAGTAAAAACTCAGGTTCGGTTAAGGATTCAAAATCTCCGTCGTAGTTTTCGTTATAGCGTATTTTTGTTTCGCTCGACAATTTTAAACCGGAGGGCAAAGCCACCGCCATTACTTCGCCTAGAGTACATACATAATACCGACTGATCCATTCCCAGAATTTTAATTGAACAGGTGTGATAATGGCCTCCTCATCGGCAATAGATTCAATCAATTTGGCAGGTACCGAGGGGGCCTGATGGTGGACTTGCTGAACGATAGCAGAGTAAAATCTCTTCTTTCCAAACTGGACAATTACCCGTTGGCCTACTTTCACAAACTCCACCCAATCTATCGGTACAGCATAAGTATAGGCCTGTGGTAGTGCTAAGGGAAGAATGACATCTACGTATGTAACTAAGGAAGACATTCCGGCAAAGTAAGAAGGAAATTTGTTTTCTCGGTACTGATATTTTAACGCAGCTTATAAGAAGACAAACAGCTATGCTGATACCTTTGCCACTTGTGAAATTTTGCGCGCTTATACTTTTCCTTTTTGCTCTCACACCTTCAAGCATGGCCTTAGACCGATTGCTTGGAAAAAAAATAGTTGTCAATGAGGGTGCATATAATATGGTGAAAGATGCTACAGAAGATTTGCGGGCGCATTTGTCAGAGGCCTGTGGAGTCAATTTCACTATAGAAAAACAGGACAGCAGTATTACCACAGGAATTTTTCTTAATCTGCTTTATCCAAGAAAGGACTCAGCTTATTTAAAAAGACTGGATATAGATAATCAGGATGTTTTCCTTTTAGAAGGGGATGGAAAACGTTTTGTTAAAATATCTGCATTTTCAAAACAAGGCTTAGTGAACGGCATTTATACCTATTTGGATCGTCTTGGTTTTCGATGGTATTATCCGGGTGAGCTTTGGAAATATGTTCCAAAGTTAATGGACGTTGGTATTTCAATAGACACCATCGAAAAACCCGACTTTGTTTTACGTGCCTTTTTCGGAACCTTCGGCACACCTCGAAACCGAGTAATTGACAAGAATGCTATAGTTGACAGGGAATGGAATCTATGGTCAGTACGCAATCGTTTAGGAGGTACTTACTCCTTGAAGGGGCATG contains:
- the priA gene encoding primosomal protein N' gives rise to the protein MLHGVTGSGKTNIYIEKIKEVLQQNKQVLYLLPEIALTAQIINRLRKVFGNTVGIYHSKFNQNERVEIWNKVLHNQYKIVLGARSALLLPYHDLGLVIVDEEHDSALKQMDPAPRYHARDASIMLAQLFGAKVILGTATPSLESSYNAVHDKFGLVKLMSRYGGIEMPEILTANIREELKRKKMKGSFTSQLIEAIGLALENREQVILFLNRRGFANYQVCKTCNHVYRCKQCDVSLTYHKFQNKLICHYCGYYEKMSDHCKSCGAIDLDIVGTGTEKIEDEIATLFPTAKVSRLDYDSTKTKHGHANVIAQFENREVDILVGTQMVTKGLDFDHVSLVGIMNADQLIHHPGFRSHERAFQLMMQVAGRAGRKNKKGKVIIQTSDPSHPVIQNVVNGDYQKMFETELLHRLQFSYPPHTRMMQITLRHRQVNNVEQAALFLANEIRKTQLAIILGPAPPFISKINNFYIREVLIKSHPQNKDLSAMKQALLQVMNKMKSMAELKSVDVKVDVDP